CCTTGTTCATGAGGGTGATCATGGATGTTTGCTCGGGTTTGTCCACGTCCTTATTGGGCTCATTGTGATAGTACATGGTTTTGAAATGCTCTTTATAAGCATCTTTACCACCGTAATATTTTACGGCCGAATAAGTGGTGAGATTGTGAAATGCTTCCCAGTTCTCGTAGAAGTAAGAACGCATCATGCTGTCTGCATAGAATTTTGCTTTCCTGGAAATAGAAGCCGTATCCTGGGAAAATGCGGCGAAAGAAATGAGGCAAATGCACAAAGAGATGCTCAGCTTTTTGAGGGCTTTCATAGGGATTAACTTTGCCGCCAAACTATAAAAAAACCCGGTATTTGTCAATACCGGGTTTTTACTATGTTTTATTGCAGCATTCCACAACAGGAATGCTTAGGGCATAATGATGCGGGAAGGGCTGTCAATAGCTACCAGCTCGATGTCGAACACGAGGTCCTGACCTGCGAGCGGATGGTTGGCATCCAGGGTAACAGTGTCTGCGCCAACACCTGTGATCACTACAGGAATCACTTGTCCTGCTCCGTTAGTCATATTCAGGTGCATGCCTGGTTCGGGTTTCATATCGGGAGGGAAGTTAGCAATAGGGAACTCAACGATCATTCCCGGGTCTTTCGGACCGTAAGCCTGTTCAACCGGAATATTGATAGTCTTCTTTTCACCGATGCTCATTCCTTCAACACCCTGGTCGAACCCGGCAATCACTGAGCCGGTGCCTACCTGGAATTCCAATGGCTCCCTGCCTT
This portion of the Pseudobacter ginsenosidimutans genome encodes:
- a CDS encoding FKBP-type peptidyl-prolyl cis-trans isomerase, which codes for MQQAKNGDTVKVHYHGRLTDGTTFDSSEGREPLEFQVGTGSVIAGFDQGVEGMSIGEKKTINIPVEQAYGPKDPGMIVEFPIANFPPDMKPEPGMHLNMTNGAGQVIPVVITGVGADTVTLDANHPLAGQDLVFDIELVAIDSPSRIIMP